The following nucleotide sequence is from Pseudomonas sessilinigenes.
GCAGCGCGAGCTGGAACGGGCCAAGGAGGCGCTGTCGAGTTTGGGCCAGCGCCTGGCGCTATTGGAGGCCGGCTCCAGCCCGCCCGCCGAGCCCGTGGTGCAGCCCGAGGCCAGCGCCAGCAGCGCGCCAGCTGCCGAGGCCACGAGCGATCTCGGTTTTGTGCCAGCCCCCGAGCCGACCCCGGAATTTGTTCTCGATGAGGTCCAGCCTGTGCAGCCATTGCCTGCTGCCGCGGACCTGATCTGGGAGTTGCCTGTGACCGCCAAGCCAGCCACTGCCATGGCCAGCGAACCCTTGCCGGATTCGGTGTGGCAGCCACAACCGCAAGCGCCTGAGGCGCGTCCATCGACTGTACCCCAGACCCATGAGCCCAACCTGATCGAGCGCGCCATCAGCGGCGCCCGCAATTGGCTATTTGGCGGCAATACCGTGCTGCGGGTCGGGGTCGTGCTGTTGTTCCTCGGCTTGGCATTCCTCCTGCGCTATGCCACCGAAGGCGTGGTGGTGCCCATCGAGTTGCGCTATGCCGGGGTCGCGGCCTGTTCCCTGGGCCTACTGGGCCTGGGGTGGTGGCTGCGCCGACGTAACGGTGCCTATGCCCTGATGCTCCAGGGCACAGGGATCGCGGTGCTGTACCTGACGGTGTTCGCGGCCATGCGCCTGCACCCACTGCTCGATCCTTCCGCGGCGCTGGGGCTGTTGGTGGCGGTGACGCTGTTCTCGGCGATCCTGGCCATCACCCAGGATGCCCTGGGGCTGGCCGCTGCGGCGGCCCTGGGCGGGTTTGCCGCACCGATCCTCACCTCCACCGGCGCGGGCAGCCATGTGGCCCTGTTCAGCTATTTCGCCCTGCTCAACGCCGGCATCCTGGCCATCGCCTGGTTCAAGGCCTGGCGCCTGCTCAACCTGATCGGTTTCGTGGGTACCTTCGGTATCGGCTTCGCCTGGGGCATGCGCTCCTACACTCCGGAACTGCTGTGGAGCACCGAGCCGTTCCTGATCCTGTTCTTCGTCATGTACCTGGCTATCGGCCTGCTGTTCACCCGGCGCAAGTTGCTGGACATGAGCGATGCGCCGGCCGACGGCAATCGCCAGGCGCTGCTGCAATGGTCGGTGCGCAAGGGCGACTATGTCGATGGCAGCCTGCTCTTCGGCCCGCCATTGGTGGGTTTCGGCCTGCAGCTGGCGCTGGTCCAGCACCTGGAATTTGCCGCCTCCTTCAGCGCCCTGGCCCTGGGCCTGGTCTATATGGTGCTGGCACGCCTGCTGCTGGGGGGCCGGGCGGTGTTGCTGGGCGAGACCTGCCTGGCCCTGGGCGTGATTTTCGCCAGCCTGGCGATTCCCCTGGGGCTGGATGCGCGCTGGACCGCTGCGGCCTGGGCGGTCGAGGGCGCCGGGATCTTCTGGCTTGGCATGCGCCAGCAGCGTTCGCTGGCCCAGGCCTTCGCCCTGCTGCTGCAAGCAGGTTCGGCCGCGGCCTTCCTCGATTCAGTGCGTTTTGCCAGCACCAGCCTGCTGTCCGGTGCGCCCCTGGGGGCGCTGCTGCTGGGCGGGGCCTTGCTGTTCAGCTACGACCAGTTGCGGCGCACGCCAAAGGCCCTGTTGCCGAACTGGCTGAAGGAGGGCATCCGGCCGCTGCTGGCGGTGGCGGGCCTGGGGTTCCTGTACCTGCTGGCGCCGCTGTTCTTCCTCACCCAGGGCACGGCCATCAGTTGGGCCCTGGCGGGGCTGGCGACCCTGTTCGTCGGCCTGCGCCTGCAGTCGCGGACGTTCCTGTTCAGCGCATTCGCCATCCAGTTGCTCGGTGGGGCATTGTTCCTGACGGGCCTCAAAGGTGCGGATGCCGGGGCCAATGGGGTGTTCGGTAGTGGCTGGAGCGGATTGATGAGCGCTTCGCTGATTGGCCTGGCGCTGATCGGCGGCATGCTGGTGGCATCGCGCGATGCCATGGTGCGCGACGATCCGCGCCTGTTGCGCGGCCTGTCGCTGGTGCTGCTGGCGGGGCTGGTGCTGATCAACCTGGCGGTGCTGTTCGTCCTGCCGTGGCGTACCGCCAGCGGTGTGTGGGCCGCCAGCGGCTTGCTGATCATCTGGCTGAGCCTGTACCTGCAGCAGCGGGTGAGCTTTGTCTTCGGCCTGGCCCTGCAGGTAATCGGTGGCAGCGCTTTCCTGTTGGCCGGTTCGGACTGGTTCCATGGCGCCGTGGCCGAAGGCGTGCGCCCCCTGGCCAATGGCGACTTCTGGACGCCGATGGTGCTGGCACTGGCAGCGCTGTTGGGCGCTTGGCGCCTGCAACGCGGCAACCATGGTTCGGCGTTCGACACCCTGGGCCTGGGGTACCTGGCCGACTTGCTGCTGGCCTGGGGCGCGTGCTGGTGGGCGTTCACCTGGACCAAGGAAGTGCTGCGCTTCGCTCCGGATCATTTGCAGCCGGCCCTGCTGTTGGCACTGGCCACGGCCAGCGTAGCGCTCGCGGCCTTGCTGGCGGTGCGCCTGCAATGGAAGTCCCTGGGCCTGTTGGGCAGCCTGCTGATCCCGGCTGGGGCCCTGGTGCTGATGGCTTCCTGGACCTTACGCTACCATCCGGCGGCGAACTTCGGCTGGCTGGCTTGGGCACTGCTGTTCGTCGTGCACTTCTTCAGCCTGCGGCGCTTGGCGAGTTTGCTGCCGGCCCGAGTGGCAAGCGTCGCTCATGTGCTGGGTTGCTGGCTGTTGATCGGCGTGCTGGCACTGGAGTTGCGTTATGGCCTGCTGTTGTTGTCCGAGCAGTACAACGCCTGGCGCTGGTTGGGCTGGGCGATCCTGCCGAGCCTGTACCTGGTGGCGATGGCGGTACCTCGCAACTGGCCATGGCCGGTGGGCAGTTACTCCCGGGAGTATCGCCTGTATGCCGCGCTACCCCTGGCGGTGCTGATGCTTGGCTGGTTCTGGCTGGCCAACGTGTTCAGCGACGGGCGCGCCGAGCCATTGCCGTACCTGCCATTGATCAACCCGTTGGAGCTGGGGCTGCTGTTCGCCCTGTTCGGGGTCTATGTCTGGTCGCGCAGTGCGGTCCGGGAGCTGGCGATTCGCGGCGATTACGCCGAGCGTGGTACGCAACTGGTGGCCGGGGTGTCGCTGTTCGCCTTCTTCACCGTGCTGGTCATGCGCGCGGCCCATCACTGGAGCGGGGTGCCGTTCCATCCTGATGCGTTGTTGGAGTCGATGATGGTCCAGGCCGGGCTGTCCATTGTCTGGACCTTGATCGCCTTGAGCCTGATGATCGGCGGACATCTGCGTCATCGTCGCGAGGTCTGGCTGATCGGTGCGGCGCTGATTGCCGTGGTGGTGGCCAAGCTGTTCCTGGTGGAGTTGAGTAACCGTGGCGGGCTGGCACGCATTGTCTCGTTCATCGGTGTTGGAGTGCTGTTGCTGGTCGTGGGCTATTTCGCCCCGTTGCCGCCCAAGCGGGCGGAGGTCGAGCCTGAGGCTGGCAAATCGTTGAATGAAGGAGTGTCGTCTTGAGTCGTAAGTTGAGCCTGCGCTGGTGGGGGGCCATGGGCCTGTGTGTGGCGTTGTCCGCGATGGCCCAGGAGCGACCGGCGGACTTCAAGTCCCTGGTGCCCTTGAGCCTGAGTGGCGAAGGGCCCTGGTATCGCCTGGAGCTGCCCCTGGGCGTGCAGTTGCGTGCCAGCCAGGCCGACCTGCGGGATGTGCGGGTGTTCAATGGCGCCGGTGAGCTCCAGGCCTATGCCCTGGCTCGCCAGCAGGCGCAGTCCACCGAGCAGCGCAACCTCAGTGCGGTGAAATGGTTCCCGCTGTACAACTCGGCGCAGGCCGGTGACAGCCCGCCCAGCGTGCGGGTGCAATCCAATGCCAATGGCACCCTGGTGCAAGTCCAGCCTTCGACCCAGCTGGAGGCGGGAGAGGAAGTGCTGCGCGGATGGCTATTGGATGCCAGCGCGATCAAGGCGCCGTTGCAGCAGTTGGTCCTGGACTGGGTCAGCGAACACGATGGTTTCCAGCGTTTCAGCATTGAAGCCAGCGACGATTTGCAGCATTGGCAGCCCTGGGGGGACGGCCAGGTGGCACGCCTGTCGTTCGCCGATGAACGGATCGAACAGCATGAAGTGGCCTTGCCCGGGCAGACGGCGCGCTACCTGCGCTTGTTGTGGCAGTCGCCGCAGGCAGCGCCGACGCTGACAGCTGCGCAGTTGCAAAGCAGCACCACCAGTAGCCAGCCATCGCCGCTGGCGTGGTCGCAACCGTTGGCAGGCAGTGTGGCCAAGCCGGGGGAGTACAGTTGGCAGTTGCCCATGGGGCTGAATGTCGAACGGGTACGAATCGAGCTCAAACAGGCCAACAGCCTGGCTCCGGCCAGGCTTTATGGGCGGCGTGAAAGCAGCTTGCCCTGGCAGCCCCTGGGTAATGGCTTGCTGTATCGCCTGACCCAGAATGGCCAGGATGTGCAGCACAATGAGCTGCAACTGCCAGGACAAACCGTGCAGCAACTCAAGCTGGTGGTGGACGAGCGGGGCGGTGGCCTGGGGGCCGAGGCGCCCAACCTGGAATTTGCCGTGCGCGGTGTGCAGCTGGTGTTCTTGGCTCGTGGCGACGGGCCTTTTACCCTGGCACTGGGCAATTCCGCGGTGAGTGCAGCGAACTTGCCGTTGTCCACCCTGATTCCCGACTACAGCCCGCAGCGCCTCAAGGACCTGGGCCAGGCCCGGGTCGATGGCGCGTCGCAACTGGCGCCCGTGGCGACCAAGGACCCGGTCGCGCCTGCGTCCGCAGGCCCTGACTGGAAGAAGATCGGCCTGTGGGCGGTGCTGTTGCTGGGGGTGCTGGCCCTGGCGGGCATGGCCTTCAGTCTGCTGCGCAAGCCCGAGGCCAAGCCCTGAGCCTGGGCAAGGAGGTTTGTCCCGATTGAACGTCCCACGGGAACGGGCCTCCTTGCCATAATCCGACTACGCTCAAACCGGCGCCTGAACTCTATCTGCCAGTTCCCTGTCTCAGATGAGGAAATGCGCTTCGACTCGCGTTAAACTGCGCGGGTTTTTTAGCCCCCCATTCCTTCCGGAGCCTTCCATGTCCCGCGTTACCCTGAGTCGCTACTTGATTGAGCAGACCCGCAGCAACAACACTCCTGCCGATCTGCGCTTCCTGATCGAAGTGGTGGCGCGTGCTTGCAAGGAAATCAGCCATGCCGTGTCCAAGGGCGCCCTGGGTGGCGTACTGGGCAGCATGGGTACGGAAAACGTTCAGGGCGAAGTACAGAAGAAGCTCGACGTGATCTCCAACGAGATCCTGCTCGAAGCCAATGAGTGGGGCGGCCACCTGGCTGGCATGGCGTCCGAAGAAATGGACAATGCCTACCAGATCCCCGGCAAATACCCCAAGGGTGCCTACCTGCTGGTATTCGACCCGCTGGATGGTTCGTCCAACATCGACATCAACGCGCCGGTCGGTACCATCTTCTCGGTACAGCGTTGCCCTAACGAATACCTGAGCCAGAACGAAGCCCTGAATGAAAAGGCCTTCCTGCAGCCAGGCTCCAAGCAAGTGGCCGCCGGCTACGCGATCTACGGTCCGCAGACCATGCTGGTGCTGACCCTGGGCGATGGCGTCAAGGGCTTCACCCTGGATCGCGAAATGGGCAGCTTCGTCCTGACCCACGAGAACATCACCATTCCTGAAAGCACCCAGGAATTCGCCATCAACATGTCCAACCAGCGTCACTGGGAAGCCCCGGTCAAGCGCTATGTAGATGAGCTGCTGGCCGGCGATACCGGTCCGCTGGAGAAGAACTACAACATGCGCTGGGTCGCCGCGATGGTGGCTGACGTGCATCGCATCCTGACCCGTGGCGGCCTGTTCATGTATCCGCGCGACAGCCGTGAACCGGAAAAACCCGGCAAGCTGCGCCTGATGTACGAAGCCAATCCGATGTCGTTCCTGGTGGAACAGGCGGGCGGCGCGTCCACCAACGGTCACCAGCGTATCCTCGACATCCAGCCTGAAGGCCTGCACCAGCGCGTAGCGGTGTTCTTGGGCTCCAAGGAAGAAGTGGCCCGGGTCACCGCCTACCACCAGGAGTAAATCATGAGCGCACCCTGGCAGCCTCTGCTCGATTGGTGGTTCGGCGATGCCCAGACGCCAGCGCAGATCGTGGCTGCCAAGGGTGGCTTGTGGTTTGGCAAGCGCGACAGCCAGGATCGTGAAGCGAAGGAGCGTTTTGGCGACCTGGTGGAGCAGGCCCTGGCTGGTGGTTTGACCGAATGGGCGCAAAGCCCCCAAGGCTGGCTGGCCCTGGTGCTGTTGCTGGACCAGCTGCCGCGCATGATCCATCGCGACACCCCCGGGGCATTCTCCGGCGACGCCCGCGCTCAGGCCCTGGTGGCCCAGGGTATTGCCGCAGACTTCGATCGGCGCCTGACGCCCATGCAGCGCTGCTTCATCTACCTGGTGTTCGAGCATTGCGAGCACCTGGCGGTGCAGAACGAAGCCGTGTCGCGCTTGGCTGCCTTGCACGACGAGCAACCATTGCAGGACCGCCCGGTCTTCGCCAGCCAATTGGACTATGCCGAACGGCACCAGAAGATCATCGCTCGCTTCGGGCGCTTTCCCCACCGCAACGCCATTCTCGGACGTGAATCCAGCGCCGAGGAACTGGCCTTCCTGCGCCAGCCCGGCTCAAGTTTCTAATCCCTCCCTGTAGCCGCTGCCCAGCGGCGAGGTTGCGCCAAGGCCCCAGGGCTTTGCGGCGCTTTTCCTGCCGAGGTGACTTCCGCGTCCCTGCGGGCCGTGTGCAGCTTGCGGCGGCGACACGAAGTGCAAAGGACGTCAGATCCGGAAGCTGCCCACCAGGTGTTGCAGGCGCTGGGCCTGTTGTTCCAGGTCGGC
It contains:
- a CDS encoding DUF2339 domain-containing protein — encoded protein: MQWMFMLLGVVLGWVVDESFGDALIGAFIGLAIGLAFRLGLLHKQVGEQQRELERAKEALSSLGQRLALLEAGSSPPAEPVVQPEASASSAPAAEATSDLGFVPAPEPTPEFVLDEVQPVQPLPAAADLIWELPVTAKPATAMASEPLPDSVWQPQPQAPEARPSTVPQTHEPNLIERAISGARNWLFGGNTVLRVGVVLLFLGLAFLLRYATEGVVVPIELRYAGVAACSLGLLGLGWWLRRRNGAYALMLQGTGIAVLYLTVFAAMRLHPLLDPSAALGLLVAVTLFSAILAITQDALGLAAAAALGGFAAPILTSTGAGSHVALFSYFALLNAGILAIAWFKAWRLLNLIGFVGTFGIGFAWGMRSYTPELLWSTEPFLILFFVMYLAIGLLFTRRKLLDMSDAPADGNRQALLQWSVRKGDYVDGSLLFGPPLVGFGLQLALVQHLEFAASFSALALGLVYMVLARLLLGGRAVLLGETCLALGVIFASLAIPLGLDARWTAAAWAVEGAGIFWLGMRQQRSLAQAFALLLQAGSAAAFLDSVRFASTSLLSGAPLGALLLGGALLFSYDQLRRTPKALLPNWLKEGIRPLLAVAGLGFLYLLAPLFFLTQGTAISWALAGLATLFVGLRLQSRTFLFSAFAIQLLGGALFLTGLKGADAGANGVFGSGWSGLMSASLIGLALIGGMLVASRDAMVRDDPRLLRGLSLVLLAGLVLINLAVLFVLPWRTASGVWAASGLLIIWLSLYLQQRVSFVFGLALQVIGGSAFLLAGSDWFHGAVAEGVRPLANGDFWTPMVLALAALLGAWRLQRGNHGSAFDTLGLGYLADLLLAWGACWWAFTWTKEVLRFAPDHLQPALLLALATASVALAALLAVRLQWKSLGLLGSLLIPAGALVLMASWTLRYHPAANFGWLAWALLFVVHFFSLRRLASLLPARVASVAHVLGCWLLIGVLALELRYGLLLLSEQYNAWRWLGWAILPSLYLVAMAVPRNWPWPVGSYSREYRLYAALPLAVLMLGWFWLANVFSDGRAEPLPYLPLINPLELGLLFALFGVYVWSRSAVRELAIRGDYAERGTQLVAGVSLFAFFTVLVMRAAHHWSGVPFHPDALLESMMVQAGLSIVWTLIALSLMIGGHLRHRREVWLIGAALIAVVVAKLFLVELSNRGGLARIVSFIGVGVLLLVVGYFAPLPPKRAEVEPEAGKSLNEGVSS
- a CDS encoding DUF3999 domain-containing protein; translation: MSRKLSLRWWGAMGLCVALSAMAQERPADFKSLVPLSLSGEGPWYRLELPLGVQLRASQADLRDVRVFNGAGELQAYALARQQAQSTEQRNLSAVKWFPLYNSAQAGDSPPSVRVQSNANGTLVQVQPSTQLEAGEEVLRGWLLDASAIKAPLQQLVLDWVSEHDGFQRFSIEASDDLQHWQPWGDGQVARLSFADERIEQHEVALPGQTARYLRLLWQSPQAAPTLTAAQLQSSTTSSQPSPLAWSQPLAGSVAKPGEYSWQLPMGLNVERVRIELKQANSLAPARLYGRRESSLPWQPLGNGLLYRLTQNGQDVQHNELQLPGQTVQQLKLVVDERGGGLGAEAPNLEFAVRGVQLVFLARGDGPFTLALGNSAVSAANLPLSTLIPDYSPQRLKDLGQARVDGASQLAPVATKDPVAPASAGPDWKKIGLWAVLLLGVLALAGMAFSLLRKPEAKP
- a CDS encoding class 1 fructose-bisphosphatase, with translation MSRVTLSRYLIEQTRSNNTPADLRFLIEVVARACKEISHAVSKGALGGVLGSMGTENVQGEVQKKLDVISNEILLEANEWGGHLAGMASEEMDNAYQIPGKYPKGAYLLVFDPLDGSSNIDINAPVGTIFSVQRCPNEYLSQNEALNEKAFLQPGSKQVAAGYAIYGPQTMLVLTLGDGVKGFTLDREMGSFVLTHENITIPESTQEFAINMSNQRHWEAPVKRYVDELLAGDTGPLEKNYNMRWVAAMVADVHRILTRGGLFMYPRDSREPEKPGKLRLMYEANPMSFLVEQAGGASTNGHQRILDIQPEGLHQRVAVFLGSKEEVARVTAYHQE
- a CDS encoding DUF924 family protein, producing the protein MSAPWQPLLDWWFGDAQTPAQIVAAKGGLWFGKRDSQDREAKERFGDLVEQALAGGLTEWAQSPQGWLALVLLLDQLPRMIHRDTPGAFSGDARAQALVAQGIAADFDRRLTPMQRCFIYLVFEHCEHLAVQNEAVSRLAALHDEQPLQDRPVFASQLDYAERHQKIIARFGRFPHRNAILGRESSAEELAFLRQPGSSF